A genomic segment from Segniliparus rotundus DSM 44985 encodes:
- the miaA gene encoding tRNA (adenosine(37)-N6)-dimethylallyltransferase MiaA → MVGILRPIAVIGPTATGKSQLGVDLALRLGGEVVNIDAAAQYRGMDIGTAKPSPEERRGVAHYQIDVLDVAQTATVARYQQAASADVAAILERGRVPVVVGGSMMYVQSLFDEWRIPATDPDLRARLETELGEIGARALHERLAALDPAAASAIKPSDARRVVRALEVVTLTGEPYAATMPRRGGEPRWGARIIGLDRDTEDLDARIAARTEAMFDAGLVAETERLVRQGLREGVTAPKLIGYAQVLAMLDGQMTQAQARADTTMRTRRHVRRQRSWFRRDARVRWLDAGARDLLDQAIAVVNDVGGPGGESTMR, encoded by the coding sequence ATGGTTGGGATTCTGAGGCCGATCGCGGTGATCGGCCCGACTGCGACGGGCAAGTCCCAGCTCGGCGTCGATCTCGCGCTTCGTTTGGGCGGCGAGGTGGTGAACATCGACGCCGCGGCGCAATACCGAGGGATGGACATCGGGACCGCGAAGCCCTCCCCTGAGGAGCGCCGAGGCGTCGCGCACTATCAGATCGACGTGCTCGACGTGGCGCAGACGGCGACCGTCGCCAGGTACCAGCAGGCCGCTTCCGCGGATGTGGCGGCGATCCTCGAACGGGGGCGCGTCCCGGTCGTCGTCGGCGGTTCGATGATGTACGTCCAGTCGCTTTTCGACGAATGGCGCATCCCGGCCACGGACCCGGATCTGCGCGCCCGGCTCGAAACGGAACTCGGCGAGATCGGCGCCCGGGCCCTGCACGAACGCCTGGCCGCGCTGGACCCCGCCGCCGCTTCGGCCATCAAACCGAGCGATGCGCGCAGAGTGGTCCGCGCGCTGGAAGTGGTCACGCTCACCGGCGAGCCCTACGCCGCCACCATGCCCCGGCGCGGCGGCGAGCCGAGGTGGGGGGCGCGGATCATCGGATTGGACAGGGACACCGAGGACCTGGACGCGCGGATCGCCGCGCGCACCGAGGCGATGTTCGACGCCGGCCTCGTGGCGGAAACGGAGCGTCTGGTGCGGCAGGGGCTCCGTGAAGGCGTCACAGCGCCCAAGCTCATCGGCTACGCCCAGGTCCTCGCCATGCTCGACGGGCAGATGACGCAGGCCCAAGCGAGAGCGGACACGACGATGCGCACTCGCCGCCATGTGCGCCGACAGCGCTCCTGGTTCCGGCGTGACGCCCGTGTGCGCTGGCTCGACGCCGGCGCGAGGGACCTGCTCGACCAAGCGATCGCGGTGGTGAACGACGTGGGAGGCCCAGGCGGCGAGAGTACAATGCGGTGA
- the hflX gene encoding GTPase HflX, which translates to MSSFETSSDSSAAPCGQDPDGPLSAEAFGARPPQSTSGWGVVQEEAEWLWEERDSLRRVQGLSTELSDVTEVEYRQLRLERVVLVGVWPKRQSAEADASIKELAALARTAGSQVLEGLVQRRDKPDAATYIGSGKVAAVKAVVAETEADTVICDGELTPAQLRTLEQQVGVKVIDRTALILDIFAQHATSKEGKAQVQLAQLQYLLPRLRGWGQTLSRQAGGRAGGANGGVGLRGPGETKIETDRRRIRERISHLRGELKGMRKVRSTKRSLRERNGVPSAVIVGYTNAGKSSLLGALTGASVIIRDELFATLDPTTRKSWGETSGSFTITDTVGFVRHLPTQLVEAFASTLEEATGADVLVHVVDASDPRPADQIRVVREILGDVFAKAQTPWPTEIVALNKSDAVDEATLAGLRIAFPEATLVSARTGEGIDELKRRIGEALAVRSGAACLVELSLAVPEDRPDLLAKVCAAGRVLASEETESGTLVRALVPQDLADQLRGGATSLAET; encoded by the coding sequence ATGTCATCTTTTGAAACTTCGTCGGACAGTTCCGCGGCGCCCTGCGGCCAAGACCCGGACGGTCCGTTGTCCGCTGAGGCGTTCGGCGCGCGCCCTCCTCAGTCCACGTCCGGCTGGGGCGTCGTCCAAGAGGAAGCCGAATGGCTTTGGGAGGAGCGCGACTCGCTGCGGCGGGTGCAGGGCCTCTCCACAGAGCTCTCCGACGTTACCGAGGTCGAATACCGGCAGCTGCGTCTGGAGCGCGTCGTCCTTGTCGGCGTATGGCCGAAACGGCAATCCGCCGAGGCGGACGCGAGCATCAAAGAACTCGCCGCGCTCGCCCGAACGGCGGGTTCGCAGGTGCTGGAGGGCCTTGTGCAGCGCCGGGACAAACCCGACGCCGCCACCTACATCGGTTCGGGCAAGGTCGCCGCGGTCAAAGCAGTGGTGGCCGAGACCGAGGCCGACACGGTCATCTGCGACGGCGAGCTCACCCCCGCGCAACTGCGCACCCTGGAGCAGCAGGTCGGGGTCAAGGTCATCGACCGCACCGCCCTCATACTGGACATCTTCGCCCAGCACGCCACTTCGAAAGAGGGCAAGGCGCAAGTGCAACTCGCCCAGCTGCAGTACTTGCTGCCGCGGCTGCGCGGCTGGGGCCAGACGCTGTCCCGCCAGGCTGGCGGGCGCGCCGGCGGCGCGAACGGCGGCGTGGGGCTGCGCGGGCCTGGTGAGACCAAGATCGAGACGGACCGCCGCAGAATCCGGGAGCGGATCTCCCATTTGCGCGGCGAACTGAAGGGCATGCGCAAAGTCCGCAGCACAAAGCGGTCGTTGCGCGAACGCAACGGCGTCCCTTCGGCGGTCATCGTCGGCTACACGAACGCCGGGAAGTCGAGCTTGCTCGGCGCGCTCACCGGTGCCTCGGTCATCATCCGGGACGAACTGTTCGCCACGTTGGACCCGACCACCCGCAAGAGCTGGGGCGAGACCAGCGGCTCGTTCACCATCACGGACACAGTTGGTTTCGTGCGCCATCTTCCGACGCAGCTGGTGGAGGCGTTCGCGTCCACACTCGAAGAAGCGACCGGCGCAGATGTGCTCGTGCATGTCGTGGACGCCTCCGACCCGAGGCCCGCGGACCAGATCCGGGTCGTGCGCGAGATTCTGGGCGACGTTTTCGCGAAGGCGCAGACTCCGTGGCCGACGGAAATCGTCGCGCTCAACAAATCGGACGCCGTCGATGAGGCCACGCTCGCCGGTCTGCGGATCGCGTTTCCCGAGGCGACGTTGGTCTCTGCTCGGACCGGGGAGGGGATCGACGAGCTCAAGCGCAGAATCGGGGAGGCTCTCGCCGTGCGTTCCGGCGCGGCCTGTTTGGTCGAACTCTCGCTGGCTGTTCCCGAGGACCGCCCTGATCTTTTGGCCAAGGTGTGCGCGGCGGGCCGGGTCCTGGCGTCGGAGGAAACCGAGTCCGGCACTCTCGTGCGCGCCTTGGTCCCGCAGGACCTCGCGGACCAGCTTCGGGGGGGCGCGACGAGTCTGGCCGAGACTTGA
- a CDS encoding ATP-binding cassette domain-containing protein, with translation MDAGFGQKRQRAHGRDILANDRGHGGEQARTGPAQLSGGQQQRVAIARALAIDPEGTLFGEPTSALDPQRREKPTA, from the coding sequence GTGGACGCAGGTTTCGGCCAAAAACGGCAGCGCGCGCATGGCAGAGACATCCTCGCCAATGATCGAGGCCACGGGGGCGAACAAGCGCGCACGGGTCCGGCGCAGCTCTCCGGCGGGCAGCAACAACGCGTCGCGATCGCGCGGGCCCTCGCGATAGACCCGGAAGGCACGCTTTTCGGCGAGCCGACTTCGGCGTTGGACCCACAACGGCGGGAGAAGCCCACGGCGTGA
- a CDS encoding DUF349 domain-containing protein: MNAEAPTQTEQKPSPADIGPRPRPVPRPGAQAAPKTGGALKADPARHGRIDEHGAVWLITAEGERQIGVWEAGTVEEGLAHFGRRFEDISTEVEILRTRLEKGADARKTKTAAEDLLRGLPEAAALGDFAALREQLTALVAKAEERHAGERERRAAHKQEAAAEREQLAQEAEQIARSSTDWKAAGQRLRDILERWKSIKGLDRDVDEALWARYKAARDQFNDRRQAHFAELDRSRAQVKKRKEELVAKAEQIAKSSDPDSAPASFREIRAAWKKLGPASREDENQLWARLNAAQDAFAAAREQNESEHQAEYEANAAAKESLLARLERTNPQEKLAEARSVLREVRDRWEKIGQVPKDRVKELSRRLQEAAARIEDADRRSWTKSDPELKARAHQFVERAEQFEAQAAKAKASGKAKDEQKLLEQAAQWRQWAEQAQSAVGD, encoded by the coding sequence ATGAACGCGGAAGCCCCGACCCAGACGGAGCAGAAACCGAGCCCGGCGGACATCGGCCCCCGACCACGTCCGGTCCCCCGCCCCGGCGCGCAAGCCGCCCCGAAAACAGGCGGCGCGCTCAAGGCCGATCCCGCGCGTCACGGGCGGATCGACGAGCACGGCGCGGTCTGGCTCATCACGGCGGAAGGCGAGCGGCAGATCGGCGTCTGGGAGGCAGGCACGGTCGAAGAAGGCCTCGCGCATTTCGGCCGCCGCTTCGAAGACATCTCGACCGAGGTCGAGATTCTGCGCACCCGGTTGGAAAAAGGCGCGGACGCGCGCAAAACGAAAACAGCCGCAGAGGATTTGTTGCGCGGTTTGCCCGAAGCGGCCGCGCTCGGCGATTTCGCGGCGCTCCGGGAACAGCTCACCGCGCTGGTGGCAAAAGCTGAGGAAAGGCACGCCGGAGAGCGGGAGCGGCGGGCGGCGCACAAGCAGGAGGCCGCCGCAGAGCGCGAACAGCTCGCGCAGGAGGCCGAGCAGATCGCCCGGAGCTCCACCGACTGGAAGGCCGCCGGGCAGCGGCTGCGCGACATCCTCGAGCGATGGAAGAGCATCAAAGGCTTGGACCGGGATGTGGACGAGGCGCTGTGGGCTCGCTACAAAGCCGCCCGCGACCAATTCAACGACCGCCGCCAAGCGCATTTCGCCGAACTCGACCGCTCGCGCGCCCAGGTGAAAAAGCGCAAGGAAGAACTCGTCGCCAAAGCCGAACAGATCGCGAAAAGCTCCGACCCGGACTCCGCCCCCGCGAGCTTCCGCGAGATCCGCGCTGCGTGGAAGAAACTCGGACCAGCCTCGCGCGAAGACGAGAACCAGCTCTGGGCGAGGCTCAACGCCGCGCAGGACGCTTTCGCCGCCGCGCGGGAGCAGAACGAAAGCGAGCATCAGGCCGAGTACGAGGCCAATGCCGCCGCGAAAGAATCGCTGCTGGCCCGGCTCGAACGAACCAACCCGCAGGAGAAGCTCGCCGAGGCGCGCAGCGTCCTTCGCGAGGTGCGCGACCGTTGGGAGAAGATCGGCCAAGTCCCCAAGGACAGGGTCAAAGAGCTTTCCCGGCGCCTGCAAGAGGCCGCCGCGCGCATCGAGGACGCCGACCGGCGCAGCTGGACGAAGTCGGACCCGGAGCTCAAAGCGCGCGCCCACCAGTTCGTGGAGCGCGCCGAGCAGTTCGAAGCACAGGCCGCGAAAGCAAAAGCGAGCGGCAAGGCAAAGGACGAGCAGAAACTTCTCGAACAAGCCGCGCAGTGGCGCCAATGGGCCGAGCAGGCCCAATCCGCGGTCGGCGATTGA
- the miaB gene encoding tRNA (N6-isopentenyl adenosine(37)-C2)-methylthiotransferase MiaB: MRALPFLAETCVHEYPCSVPEDHPANRTYELRTFGCQMNVHDSERLAGLLEADGHVKAEDGASADVVVFNTCAVRENADDRLYGTLGHLRPIKEANPGMQIAVGGCLAQKDGDTVLRRAPWVDVVFGTHNMGSLPALLRRARHNQAAQIEIVDSLQAFPSTLPSKRDSLHAGWVSIAVGCNNTCTFCIVPSLRGKQLDRAPQEIVAEVRALVAEGVLEVTLLGQNVNAYGSSFADPALPRDRGAFAKLLRSMGEIEGLERVRFTSPHPAEFTEDVVLAMAETPNVCPHLHMPLQSGSDRVLKAMRRSYRSAKYLGIVRRVRELLPDAAITTDIIVGFPGETEEDFQATLDVVAQARFASAYTFQYSKRPGTPAAELPDQIDKEVVAERYQRLVELQERICLEENEQQLGREAELLVSAPHEGKKNAQTSRLSGRSRDGRLVHFLPPEGAQLRPGDFVRVRIAHAAPHHLIGEAVAGSHRPTTAGDRYSRSQALEEPPTNKSAGVSLGLPLMPAR; this comes from the coding sequence ATGCGCGCGCTGCCGTTTTTGGCCGAAACCTGCGTCCACGAGTACCCTTGTTCCGTGCCCGAAGACCACCCAGCGAACCGGACGTACGAGTTGCGCACGTTCGGTTGTCAGATGAACGTGCACGACTCGGAGCGCCTCGCGGGCCTTTTGGAGGCGGACGGGCACGTCAAAGCTGAGGATGGCGCCTCGGCGGACGTGGTCGTGTTCAACACCTGCGCCGTGCGGGAGAACGCGGACGACCGGCTGTACGGGACGCTCGGCCATCTGCGGCCGATCAAGGAGGCGAACCCCGGCATGCAGATCGCGGTCGGCGGCTGCCTCGCGCAGAAAGACGGGGACACAGTGCTGCGCAGGGCCCCGTGGGTGGACGTGGTGTTCGGCACCCACAACATGGGGTCGTTGCCCGCGCTTTTGCGGCGCGCGCGGCACAACCAGGCAGCGCAGATCGAGATCGTGGACTCGCTCCAAGCCTTCCCGTCCACATTGCCGAGCAAGCGCGACTCGCTGCACGCCGGCTGGGTTTCCATCGCTGTGGGCTGCAACAACACCTGCACGTTCTGCATCGTCCCCTCGTTGCGCGGCAAGCAGCTCGACCGCGCGCCGCAGGAAATTGTCGCCGAGGTCCGCGCCTTGGTCGCCGAAGGCGTGCTGGAAGTGACGCTTTTGGGCCAGAACGTGAACGCCTACGGCTCCTCGTTCGCGGATCCGGCTCTGCCCCGCGACCGGGGCGCGTTCGCGAAGCTCCTGCGTTCGATGGGCGAGATCGAAGGACTTGAGCGGGTGCGTTTCACCTCGCCGCATCCGGCTGAGTTCACCGAGGACGTGGTGCTCGCGATGGCTGAGACCCCGAACGTTTGCCCGCATCTGCACATGCCGCTGCAATCCGGATCCGACCGGGTCCTCAAGGCGATGCGCCGCTCGTACCGCTCCGCAAAATACCTCGGGATCGTGCGCCGGGTGAGAGAACTGCTGCCGGACGCGGCGATCACCACGGACATCATTGTCGGTTTCCCCGGCGAGACGGAAGAGGATTTCCAAGCGACTCTCGACGTGGTCGCCCAAGCCCGGTTCGCGAGCGCCTACACCTTCCAATACTCCAAGCGGCCGGGGACTCCGGCCGCCGAGCTGCCCGACCAGATCGACAAGGAGGTCGTCGCGGAGCGTTACCAGCGCCTCGTGGAGTTGCAGGAGCGGATCTGCTTGGAGGAGAACGAGCAGCAACTGGGACGTGAGGCCGAGCTGCTCGTGTCCGCGCCGCACGAGGGCAAAAAGAACGCGCAGACCTCGCGCCTCTCCGGGCGCAGCCGCGACGGCAGGCTCGTGCACTTTCTGCCGCCCGAGGGCGCGCAGCTGCGCCCCGGCGACTTCGTCCGCGTCCGGATCGCCCACGCCGCGCCGCATCATCTGATCGGGGAGGCCGTGGCGGGGTCGCACCGGCCCACAACAGCGGGCGACCGGTACAGTCGCTCCCAGGCTCTCGAAGAGCCGCCCACGAACAAAAGCGCCGGGGTGTCCCTCGGTCTGCCTTTGATGCCCGCTCGGTGA
- a CDS encoding oxygenase MpaB family protein, with protein sequence MPTAFRWAERRDRGAHARVRGAVKRMTGFDLYPDETTARRFGELLLAGDPVAEQFVAQTYHGELGPTRSRELLDRALAVGVEHVPEAPASMRQLFAEFERIPDWVRPELVERGAAVWRRWGYALGAMANAATMDTYTEGSLAVPLSLSGGYAGERALNRYLETSRWWIEVCRPGAALTAGSLGRSISLKVRVMHVSVRQRVAAHPEWDAQRWGLPISQVEMLLTLVGGTVAPGVGLTALGYLTSKSEIEAALHFNRYLGHLVGVRCDDIFPRTLGDGLRLLYLFDTARSYDSGDCGRELVESFVPAFAPRPGERGFARLRKLAHRNIMAGHAQLFMLPWNRSRYRLPAPWIGLAILFGRAPFVLAAELSRRLHPAIDRLWQRQSVRSWERWLRWQSPQQAQSAPQREAGAPESFEAAHALRR encoded by the coding sequence CTGCCCACTGCGTTTCGCTGGGCCGAACGCCGCGACCGCGGCGCCCATGCCCGAGTGCGCGGCGCGGTGAAACGGATGACCGGATTCGACCTGTACCCCGACGAGACGACAGCGCGACGGTTCGGCGAACTGCTCCTCGCCGGCGACCCCGTGGCGGAACAGTTCGTGGCCCAGACCTACCACGGCGAGCTCGGCCCCACTCGATCACGAGAACTGCTCGACAGGGCGCTGGCCGTCGGGGTGGAGCATGTCCCCGAAGCGCCTGCATCCATGCGGCAGCTTTTCGCCGAGTTCGAGCGGATCCCCGATTGGGTGCGACCCGAACTGGTCGAGCGCGGCGCCGCGGTGTGGCGGCGATGGGGCTACGCCCTCGGCGCGATGGCCAACGCGGCAACCATGGACACGTACACCGAAGGTTCTCTCGCCGTGCCGTTGTCCCTCTCCGGCGGCTACGCGGGTGAGCGGGCGCTGAACCGCTACTTGGAGACAAGCCGCTGGTGGATCGAGGTCTGCCGACCGGGGGCCGCGCTCACGGCAGGCTCGCTCGGGCGGAGCATTTCGTTGAAAGTCCGGGTCATGCACGTCTCGGTCCGCCAGCGCGTCGCTGCACACCCGGAATGGGACGCGCAGCGGTGGGGATTGCCGATCAGCCAGGTGGAAATGCTGCTCACCCTGGTCGGCGGCACGGTCGCCCCCGGGGTCGGCCTCACCGCCCTCGGATATCTGACCTCGAAATCAGAGATCGAAGCGGCATTGCACTTCAACCGCTATCTCGGGCATCTGGTCGGGGTCCGCTGCGATGACATCTTCCCCCGAACGCTCGGCGACGGGTTGCGGCTGCTCTACCTTTTCGACACGGCGCGCTCCTACGACTCCGGCGACTGCGGGCGCGAGCTCGTCGAGTCGTTCGTGCCGGCCTTCGCCCCAAGGCCTGGCGAACGCGGCTTCGCCCGGTTGCGCAAGCTTGCGCACCGCAACATCATGGCCGGACACGCCCAGCTGTTCATGTTGCCGTGGAACCGGAGCCGCTACCGGTTGCCCGCGCCGTGGATCGGGCTCGCGATCCTCTTCGGGCGGGCTCCGTTCGTGTTGGCCGCCGAATTGAGCAGACGGCTGCACCCCGCCATCGACCGTTTGTGGCAGCGCCAGTCAGTGCGATCGTGGGAGCGTTGGCTGCGGTGGCAGTCGCCGCAGCAGGCGCAGAGCGCGCCCCAGCGCGAGGCAGGCGCCCCAGAGTCCTTCGAGGCGGCCCACGCGCTCCGGCGGTGA
- the dapF gene encoding diaminopimelate epimerase gives MPFVKGHGTQNDFVLIADPDAQLSLGVETVALLCDRRAGIGGDGLIRAARAGALRASGAIAQLPDGVGDEDWFMDYRNADGGVVEMCGNGARVFAHFLRALGLEPRGDYAIGTRAGAKRVRLLSFDGGGAEVSVEMGRVRLGGPSATSVAGAPRGCFSGTSADVGNPHLVCLAQGLDLDGLAALDLTRQPDYDKAVFPEGVNIEFVVPHSPDKATLRVHERGVGETKACGTGSVAAAAVVLAELGSGSGEVVVASPGGVVQAYVGPDGSAVLRGPSALVARGEFDKAWLQQR, from the coding sequence GTGCCGTTCGTGAAGGGCCACGGGACGCAGAACGATTTTGTGCTGATCGCGGACCCAGACGCCCAGTTGAGCCTCGGCGTGGAGACTGTGGCGCTGCTCTGCGACCGGCGGGCCGGGATCGGCGGGGACGGCCTCATCCGCGCGGCGCGGGCGGGGGCGTTGCGCGCCTCGGGCGCGATAGCGCAGCTGCCCGACGGGGTCGGCGACGAGGACTGGTTCATGGACTACCGCAACGCCGACGGCGGCGTGGTCGAAATGTGCGGCAACGGCGCCCGCGTGTTCGCGCATTTCCTGCGCGCTCTCGGGCTTGAGCCCCGCGGCGACTACGCGATCGGCACCCGCGCGGGGGCCAAACGGGTCCGGTTGCTCTCCTTCGACGGCGGCGGGGCCGAAGTCTCGGTCGAGATGGGCCGGGTGCGCCTCGGCGGGCCCTCGGCCACCTCTGTCGCGGGCGCGCCGCGCGGTTGCTTCTCTGGCACTTCGGCGGACGTCGGAAACCCGCATTTGGTGTGTCTTGCGCAAGGGCTCGACTTGGACGGTCTCGCGGCCCTCGACCTGACCCGTCAGCCCGACTACGACAAGGCGGTGTTCCCCGAGGGCGTGAATATCGAGTTCGTGGTGCCGCATTCGCCCGACAAAGCCACCCTGCGTGTGCACGAGCGCGGGGTGGGGGAGACCAAGGCGTGCGGCACCGGGTCGGTGGCCGCCGCCGCCGTGGTCCTCGCCGAGCTCGGATCAGGGTCGGGGGAAGTCGTTGTCGCCTCGCCGGGCGGCGTCGTGCAGGCGTATGTCGGACCAGACGGCTCCGCGGTTCTGCGCGGCCCGTCCGCGCTCGTGGCGCGCGGCGAGTTCGACAAGGCCTGGTTGCAACAGCGATGA
- a CDS encoding acyl-CoA dehydrogenase family protein: MKRTLFEEEHDLFRGAFRSFLEQHAVPRREEWLKSGVVDRGLWLEAGKNGFLGMSVPARYGGGDGAEDFRFNSVIVEEIARSGCSGIGFSLHNDIVQPYLMSLATEEQKQRWLPGFCSGEMITAIAMTEPGTGSDLQGIQTNAVRKGDDWLLNGAKTFITNGVNADLVIVVAQTEPGSGAKGLTLFAVERGMAGFERGRKLDKIGLRAQDTAELVFQDVVVPQENVLGEVGQAFAYLMQNLAQERLSIAVAAAITIELSIEMTVEYVKNRKAFGKPIGKFQNTRFVLAELSAEAAAVRALVDRSIEFHLRGELSIPDAAIAKLYSTERQVHVVDRCLQLHGGYGYMLEYPIAQAYVDSRIQTIYGGTSEVMKEIIGRSMAL, translated from the coding sequence ATGAAGCGCACGTTGTTCGAGGAAGAGCACGATCTTTTCCGGGGAGCTTTCCGGTCGTTTTTGGAGCAGCACGCCGTGCCGCGCCGCGAGGAGTGGCTCAAGTCCGGCGTTGTGGACCGAGGGCTCTGGCTCGAAGCGGGCAAGAACGGTTTCCTCGGCATGTCTGTCCCCGCCCGGTACGGCGGCGGCGACGGCGCGGAGGACTTCCGCTTCAACTCGGTCATCGTTGAGGAGATCGCGCGGTCCGGTTGCTCGGGCATCGGCTTCTCCTTGCACAACGACATCGTGCAGCCGTATCTGATGTCTCTCGCGACCGAAGAGCAGAAGCAGCGTTGGTTGCCAGGGTTCTGTTCTGGCGAGATGATCACCGCGATTGCGATGACCGAGCCGGGAACTGGAAGCGATCTGCAAGGAATCCAGACCAACGCGGTTCGCAAAGGGGACGACTGGTTGCTCAACGGCGCGAAAACGTTCATCACCAATGGCGTCAACGCCGACTTGGTGATCGTTGTCGCGCAGACCGAGCCCGGCTCCGGCGCCAAAGGGCTCACGCTGTTCGCCGTCGAACGCGGCATGGCGGGCTTCGAGCGCGGCCGCAAGCTCGACAAGATCGGTTTGCGGGCGCAGGACACCGCGGAGCTGGTTTTCCAGGACGTGGTGGTGCCGCAAGAGAATGTGCTGGGCGAAGTCGGGCAGGCGTTCGCGTACCTCATGCAGAATCTCGCGCAAGAGCGTCTTTCGATCGCGGTTGCCGCCGCCATCACGATCGAACTTTCGATCGAGATGACGGTTGAGTACGTGAAGAACCGCAAAGCGTTCGGCAAGCCGATTGGGAAGTTCCAGAACACCAGATTTGTGCTCGCCGAGCTTTCCGCCGAAGCGGCAGCGGTCCGGGCGCTTGTGGACCGGAGCATCGAATTCCATCTCCGAGGCGAGCTTTCGATCCCGGACGCCGCTATTGCCAAGCTGTACTCGACCGAACGTCAGGTGCATGTGGTGGACCGGTGTTTGCAGTTGCACGGCGGTTACGGCTACATGCTCGAATACCCGATCGCGCAAGCGTACGTCGACTCCAGGATTCAGACGATCTACGGCGGCACGTCCGAGGTCATGAAAGAGATCATCGGCAGGAGCATGGCACTGTAA
- a CDS encoding acyl-CoA dehydrogenase family protein, with protein MRRTLFEEEHDLFRESFRSFLRQHAVPKRDEWLARGIVDRDFWSAMGQNGFLGIAIPTEHGGGGVEDFRFNMVLVEEPLRLWLSGIGITYQEDMTLPYLLKYGSEEQKARWLPQVASGERILAVAMTEPCAGSDLQSMQTTALPKGDDWLLNGSKIFISNGVNADLVVVAAQTEPGSGAKGITLFAVERGMAGFERGRKLEKIGRRAQDTAELFFDDVLVPAENVIGEVGKGFSYLMESLPQERLAIAVAAAAEIDAAIELASDYARERKAFGKPIAKFQNTRFLLADLAAQQAAVRALVDRCAQERLRGELTANDAAAVKLYATERQLHIVDRCLQVHGGYGYMLEYPIAQLYTDARVQTIYGGTSEVMKEIVARSLGI; from the coding sequence ATGCGCAGAACACTTTTCGAGGAAGAGCACGATCTCTTCCGGGAGTCGTTCCGGTCCTTTCTGCGCCAGCACGCTGTTCCGAAACGAGACGAGTGGCTTGCGCGCGGGATCGTCGACCGCGACTTCTGGTCCGCGATGGGGCAGAACGGTTTTCTCGGCATAGCGATCCCGACGGAGCACGGCGGCGGGGGGGTGGAGGACTTCCGCTTCAACATGGTGCTGGTGGAGGAGCCGTTGCGGTTGTGGCTCAGCGGGATCGGGATCACGTACCAAGAGGACATGACTCTGCCGTACCTGCTCAAATACGGGTCAGAGGAACAGAAAGCGCGGTGGTTGCCGCAGGTCGCGTCGGGGGAGCGCATCCTCGCCGTCGCGATGACCGAGCCGTGCGCGGGCAGCGATTTGCAGTCGATGCAGACCACTGCCCTGCCCAAAGGAGACGACTGGCTCCTCAACGGGTCGAAGATCTTCATTTCGAACGGCGTCAACGCCGACCTTGTTGTGGTGGCGGCGCAGACCGAGCCGGGCTCGGGGGCCAAGGGCATCACGCTGTTCGCCGTCGAACGCGGCATGGCGGGCTTCGAGCGCGGCCGCAAACTGGAGAAGATCGGCCGCAGGGCCCAAGACACCGCCGAGCTGTTTTTCGACGATGTGCTTGTGCCAGCCGAGAATGTTATCGGCGAGGTCGGCAAGGGTTTCTCATATTTGATGGAGAGCTTGCCGCAAGAGCGCCTCGCGATCGCGGTCGCCGCGGCCGCTGAGATCGACGCCGCGATCGAGCTGGCTTCGGACTATGCGCGTGAGCGCAAGGCTTTCGGCAAGCCGATCGCGAAGTTCCAGAACACCAGATTCCTGCTCGCGGACCTCGCCGCGCAGCAGGCCGCCGTGCGAGCCCTGGTGGACCGCTGCGCGCAGGAGCGTCTTCGCGGCGAGTTGACGGCGAACGACGCGGCGGCGGTCAAGCTGTACGCGACCGAGCGCCAACTGCACATCGTGGACCGTTGCCTGCAAGTGCACGGCGGCTACGGCTACATGCTCGAATACCCCATCGCGCAGCTCTACACCGACGCCAGGGTGCAGACGATCTACGGCGGGACGTCCGAGGTCATGAAAGAGATCGTCGCGAGGAGCTTGGGGATATGA